From Paraflavitalea devenefica, the proteins below share one genomic window:
- a CDS encoding VOC family protein, translating to MQGINIYLHFNGNSEIAFSFYKSVFGGEFLAIQRYKDIPGGDKMNAEDQEKMVHISLKIAPNTTLMASDNLASHQNELVMGNNYHICIQAENEKEANKLFQALSKDGKIEMPMNKTFWGAYFGMCQDKFGLLWMINFTYPVNH from the coding sequence ATGCAAGGCATCAATATCTATCTGCACTTTAATGGAAACAGCGAAATAGCTTTTTCCTTTTACAAGTCCGTTTTTGGTGGAGAATTCCTGGCAATACAGCGGTATAAGGATATACCAGGCGGCGACAAAATGAATGCGGAAGATCAGGAGAAAATGGTTCACATATCATTAAAAATAGCGCCGAATACTACCTTAATGGCATCTGATAACCTGGCCAGTCATCAAAATGAATTGGTGATGGGCAATAATTATCACATTTGTATTCAGGCTGAAAATGAAAAGGAGGCCAATAAACTTTTTCAGGCACTCTCAAAAGACGGTAAAATTGAAATGCCAATGAATAAAACATTCTGGGGAGCCTATTTTGGCATGTGCCAGGACAAATTTGGATTACTATGGATGATCAATTTCACTTACCCCGTAAATCATTAA
- a CDS encoding DoxX family protein — protein MKITKIKIAYWIVLVFITIGMLFSAVPSVLKLPYAVEHFCNVLKLPEYLLVFTGVIKIIGLITLYIPGYPRLKEWIFAGFTFDLIGAWYCNYSGLNSFAGTLPVLVYLLILFVLYYLYHRIHPTTK, from the coding sequence ATGAAAATTACAAAAATAAAGATAGCATATTGGATCGTCCTTGTTTTTATCACAATAGGCATGCTTTTTTCAGCCGTACCCAGCGTGCTAAAATTACCTTATGCGGTTGAACATTTTTGCAATGTTTTAAAACTACCGGAATACCTGTTGGTTTTTACGGGGGTTATAAAAATCATCGGTTTGATCACTCTGTATATCCCCGGCTATCCCAGATTAAAAGAATGGATATTTGCAGGCTTTACGTTTGATTTGATCGGCGCCTGGTATTGCAATTATTCAGGACTAAATTCCTTCGCAGGAACCTTGCCTGTACTGGTTTATTTGCTGATTTTATTTGTGCTGTACTATTTGTATCATAGAATTCACCCTACAACCAAGTGA
- a CDS encoding SRPBCC family protein has protein sequence MTLVYILIAVMLLLLIAAVFVKRDFVVQRQLDIPKDPQEIFSFIKYLNNHKYFSKWVTKHAIDTTDTRGRDGTVGFIQPWNNYRDKAGIGELEIKAFTENEKVHLLHHYFKPIKGLGESEIIIRQNGHSGSLVKWQYTGHTKYPFNLITSMLNMDKIVGKDLDQCLNRLKEKLTILK, from the coding sequence ATGACGCTCGTATATATTTTAATAGCAGTAATGCTCCTATTATTGATCGCTGCAGTTTTTGTAAAAAGAGACTTTGTGGTTCAGCGTCAACTTGACATACCCAAGGACCCCCAAGAAATTTTTTCGTTTATAAAGTATTTGAACAATCACAAATATTTTAGTAAGTGGGTTACAAAACATGCTATAGATACAACAGACACAAGAGGCAGAGACGGAACAGTTGGTTTTATTCAACCCTGGAACAATTACCGGGATAAGGCAGGTATAGGCGAATTGGAGATAAAGGCTTTTACAGAAAACGAAAAAGTTCACTTGCTGCATCATTACTTTAAACCGATAAAAGGCCTTGGCGAATCGGAAATTATCATCCGGCAAAACGGTCATTCAGGCTCGTTGGTCAAGTGGCAATATACCGGACATACAAAGTATCCATTCAACCTGATTACATCCATGTTAAACATGGATAAAATTGTCGGCAAAGACTTAGATCAATGCCTGAACAGGTTAAAAGAGAAGCTAACTATATTAAAATAA
- a CDS encoding PKD domain-containing protein: protein MKPTSLLFRLCILIVLLAIGKDARTQLVAAFSSNPVAGCAPVLVNFKDASSGNPDQWEWDLGNGTISYFQHPSVTYFNPGTYTVKLTVRKNGRSATITKTQYITVYALPVIDFSYSATTGCYPLKVDFTDKSAPGSGTLSSHLWDFGDGIVDRSVNPGHTYQASGDYNISLQVTNSFGCKAGATRPNAIRIHTGVKAGFTVGTRSCQSPSNVPFANTSTGTGSLVYKWDFGDGSQSTALDPVHTYTSSGNYIVTLTVSNSGGCQDVIQQTVEVGKNKGDFTAPAISCVGQDIQISNTSNPTPLSVAWDFGDGTTGTDPSPAHAYGAPGNYTIKQVTAFSNCQDIKIQAIKIIPAPTVDFSAAEKVSCKVPFTTTFTSFAPDAVAWKWEFGDGETSTLENPSHTYKVQGVFNVSLTITNGAGCEVTATKNSYIEIKKPDVRIMNALSKDCVPFTFKPVLNIISITPIVKYEWDFGDGSTGTGLDPVHTYTQKGTYTVSVTYTTQDGCKETISRKDLVKVGNKVKVDFDANPKDACASTPIKFTDLSKGNPPADNPIEEWTWQFGDGGGSNLQHPTYVHSDTGSMWVGLTVYSNGCPSWATKTNFLHIKPPIAKFKPAMSCADPYRRDFINESIIDPSLNPLTYLWDFGDGQQASTTNASHVYNRPGMYDVTLTVVNGGCSYATSSRVFIVDNTVDLQASDNAVCIGGSVKFDFTLSNTDNIIRYYLYSDYSATSYDKKYTITETYTRPGTYAVYAYVVDTNHCAKSLIKTVQVIDIKAALQVAAVACINKPVNITNISTGDVGFPVTNSVIDFGDGSPVEVNQAVWSHVYSKAGDYTVTLKVSNSKGCPGSTSTVIHVTDPKADFSSPASTSCVGKVVSFVASGGQQFTYEWDFGDGQTVAGPTPVHQYANEGTYSVVLRYKDQYGCTGSVQKTDFVKIGNPVAGFTISDDQSTCPPLVVTFADRSINAESISWDFGDGNTSTNVNPVHFYTYPGEYWPKMIVTSKGGCIDVLQDKKITIKGPTGTFNYGNVDGCAPVSVEFTGVTNDAVKFIWDFNDGAIATTTVPKVDYTYSRPGSYLPRMILEDVQGCQVPIIGPDVIDVYGLVANFSMDKTIVCDRGFVQFTDQSVSNDVITNYFWKFGDGSTGSGQQFSKEYTAPGDYMVQLEVTTQHNCKHTVDATVPIQVIPAPKPNISSATEACVPADILFQGQLQIPNPYPLTWAWSFNNGQTANVQNPSPVSYEKDGRYQVSLAVTNSYNCTGSTSQLVTIHPLPALDAGEDVVICEHTSHLLKASGAVKYTWSSVGSMSCVNCSNTMVHPATSTRYYVEGESSYGCKTTDSVYVMVQHPFTIDVRKGDTICVGEKFQLEATGADRYSWSPATGLDKTTVRNPLAQPNVTTLYQVIGSDNYNCFTDTAYVPVTVYPYPKVEMEAGKTVVVGTSVTLQPKISPDVKQIQWTPGTWLSCIDCAAPVASPKQTIPYRVLVTNEGGCIAEKVIKLFVVCNGTNVYLPNTFSPNNDGVNDVFYPQSKGVSFIRSFRIFNRWGELVFEQFSFQGNDRSKGWNGKQKNQPAVYDVFVYVMEVTCDNGEILYLKGDVTIIR, encoded by the coding sequence ATGAAACCTACCAGCTTATTATTCCGACTCTGTATACTAATTGTTTTGTTGGCTATTGGTAAGGACGCAAGAACTCAATTGGTAGCAGCATTTTCTTCTAATCCGGTTGCAGGATGTGCGCCGGTGCTGGTCAATTTTAAGGATGCTTCGTCAGGCAATCCCGATCAATGGGAGTGGGACCTTGGCAATGGAACTATTTCTTATTTCCAGCATCCTTCTGTCACTTATTTTAATCCTGGTACTTACACTGTAAAACTTACGGTCCGGAAGAATGGCCGTTCGGCAACAATAACCAAGACCCAGTATATTACTGTGTATGCCTTGCCTGTCATTGATTTTTCGTATTCTGCCACTACCGGGTGTTATCCCCTGAAGGTTGATTTTACTGATAAAAGTGCTCCGGGAAGTGGCACGTTGAGCAGTCATTTATGGGATTTTGGCGACGGAATTGTTGATCGTAGTGTAAACCCCGGGCATACTTACCAGGCTTCCGGAGATTATAACATATCGCTACAGGTTACCAATAGTTTTGGTTGCAAAGCGGGTGCAACGCGTCCCAATGCTATACGTATTCATACAGGAGTAAAGGCAGGCTTTACAGTGGGTACCCGAAGCTGCCAATCGCCCTCCAATGTCCCGTTTGCCAATACCAGTACGGGAACCGGCAGCTTAGTTTATAAATGGGATTTTGGAGATGGATCACAATCAACGGCGCTTGATCCTGTTCATACTTATACGTCATCTGGTAACTATATTGTGACATTGACTGTCTCTAATAGCGGAGGTTGTCAAGACGTAATTCAACAGACTGTTGAGGTGGGAAAGAATAAAGGTGATTTTACAGCACCTGCGATCTCCTGTGTAGGCCAGGACATTCAGATCAGCAATACATCAAATCCTACTCCGTTGAGTGTTGCATGGGATTTTGGCGATGGTACGACTGGAACTGATCCTTCACCAGCCCATGCTTATGGCGCTCCCGGCAACTATACGATCAAACAAGTAACTGCATTTTCAAATTGCCAGGATATTAAAATACAGGCAATAAAAATTATTCCTGCACCAACTGTTGACTTTTCGGCAGCAGAAAAAGTATCGTGTAAGGTGCCTTTTACAACAACCTTTACCAGTTTTGCTCCTGATGCGGTGGCCTGGAAGTGGGAATTCGGTGATGGTGAAACTTCTACCCTGGAAAACCCATCTCATACTTATAAGGTACAAGGCGTTTTTAATGTATCGTTGACGATTACCAATGGTGCCGGCTGCGAAGTGACCGCTACCAAAAATAGTTATATCGAGATCAAAAAGCCGGATGTGCGCATTATGAATGCGCTCTCTAAAGATTGCGTGCCTTTTACTTTTAAACCCGTGTTAAATATTATATCAATTACGCCCATTGTTAAGTATGAATGGGATTTTGGTGATGGCAGTACAGGTACTGGTTTGGATCCGGTACATACCTATACACAAAAAGGAACCTATACAGTTTCTGTTACTTATACTACTCAAGACGGATGTAAGGAAACAATTTCAAGAAAGGACCTGGTAAAGGTAGGTAACAAGGTAAAGGTAGACTTTGATGCCAATCCTAAAGATGCCTGTGCTTCTACTCCCATTAAATTTACGGACCTCTCGAAAGGTAACCCGCCTGCTGACAACCCTATAGAAGAATGGACATGGCAGTTTGGTGATGGAGGAGGCAGCAATCTTCAACACCCGACTTATGTTCATAGTGATACGGGTTCTATGTGGGTCGGTTTGACAGTTTATAGTAATGGATGTCCTTCCTGGGCGACAAAAACTAATTTTTTGCATATAAAGCCCCCCATTGCAAAATTTAAACCGGCTATGTCTTGCGCCGATCCTTATAGAAGGGATTTTATTAATGAATCAATTATTGATCCATCATTAAATCCGCTTACCTACCTATGGGATTTTGGTGACGGTCAGCAGGCATCAACAACAAATGCTTCTCATGTATATAACCGGCCAGGTATGTATGATGTAACGTTAACCGTCGTTAATGGCGGTTGCAGCTATGCAACTTCGAGCCGGGTATTTATTGTTGACAATACTGTGGACCTCCAGGCCTCCGATAATGCGGTTTGTATAGGTGGGTCAGTTAAGTTTGATTTCACTTTGTCAAACACAGATAATATAATCAGGTATTATTTGTATTCAGACTATAGTGCAACTTCTTATGATAAGAAGTATACGATAACTGAAACTTATACCAGGCCAGGTACATATGCTGTTTACGCTTATGTGGTGGACACCAACCACTGTGCAAAATCACTTATTAAAACAGTGCAGGTAATTGATATCAAGGCAGCGCTGCAAGTTGCGGCAGTTGCCTGTATTAATAAGCCGGTAAACATTACCAATATTTCTACCGGCGACGTGGGATTTCCTGTCACTAATAGCGTAATTGATTTTGGTGATGGTTCCCCGGTCGAGGTCAATCAGGCTGTTTGGTCTCATGTATATTCAAAAGCCGGAGATTATACGGTTACGCTAAAGGTATCGAACAGCAAAGGATGTCCTGGCAGTACTTCAACAGTGATCCATGTTACTGATCCGAAAGCTGATTTTAGTTCACCGGCATCCACGAGCTGTGTGGGAAAAGTAGTTTCGTTTGTTGCCAGTGGAGGGCAACAATTTACGTACGAGTGGGATTTCGGCGACGGGCAAACGGTAGCAGGCCCAACCCCGGTTCACCAGTATGCTAATGAGGGCACTTATTCTGTAGTGCTACGTTATAAGGATCAGTACGGGTGTACAGGTTCTGTGCAAAAGACCGACTTTGTAAAAATTGGCAATCCTGTGGCAGGTTTTACGATCAGTGACGATCAAAGCACCTGTCCTCCGCTGGTGGTAACCTTTGCTGACAGATCTATTAATGCAGAAAGTATATCCTGGGATTTTGGTGATGGGAATACTTCTACGAACGTTAATCCAGTCCATTTTTACACTTATCCCGGAGAATATTGGCCAAAAATGATTGTTACAAGCAAGGGAGGGTGTATTGATGTGCTGCAGGATAAAAAGATCACGATCAAAGGTCCTACCGGAACCTTTAATTATGGCAATGTGGATGGCTGTGCGCCTGTGTCAGTCGAGTTTACAGGTGTTACTAATGATGCGGTGAAATTTATTTGGGATTTTAATGATGGGGCAATTGCTACCACTACGGTCCCCAAGGTTGATTATACTTATAGCCGTCCCGGCAGTTATTTGCCAAGAATGATCCTCGAGGATGTTCAGGGGTGCCAGGTTCCTATCATTGGTCCGGATGTTATTGATGTATATGGATTGGTCGCGAATTTCAGTATGGATAAAACGATCGTGTGCGATCGGGGATTTGTACAATTTACCGACCAGTCCGTGTCCAACGACGTCATTACTAATTACTTTTGGAAGTTTGGGGATGGTAGTACGGGTAGTGGTCAGCAGTTTTCGAAGGAGTACACAGCTCCAGGTGACTATATGGTCCAGCTTGAAGTTACCACCCAACACAATTGTAAACATACTGTTGATGCCACAGTACCTATCCAGGTGATCCCTGCTCCCAAGCCCAATATTAGTTCTGCAACGGAGGCTTGTGTACCAGCAGACATTCTCTTTCAGGGGCAGTTGCAGATACCCAATCCTTATCCATTAACCTGGGCCTGGAGCTTCAATAATGGTCAAACTGCCAACGTACAAAATCCTTCTCCGGTTAGTTACGAAAAAGATGGCCGCTACCAGGTCTCTCTTGCTGTGACGAATTCTTATAATTGCACTGGCTCAACTTCTCAATTGGTCACGATCCACCCCTTACCTGCCCTGGATGCCGGGGAGGATGTTGTTATTTGTGAGCATACGTCCCATCTTCTGAAGGCTTCCGGCGCTGTAAAATATACATGGTCTTCGGTTGGTAGTATGTCGTGTGTCAATTGTAGCAATACCATGGTGCATCCTGCCACATCGACGAGGTATTATGTAGAAGGGGAAAGTTCGTATGGATGTAAAACTACTGATTCTGTGTATGTGATGGTACAGCACCCTTTTACGATCGATGTGCGTAAAGGGGATACTATCTGCGTGGGCGAAAAATTTCAATTGGAGGCTACCGGCGCTGACCGGTATAGTTGGTCGCCAGCTACGGGACTTGATAAAACTACTGTCCGTAATCCGTTGGCGCAGCCGAATGTTACAACGCTGTACCAGGTTATTGGAAGTGACAATTACAACTGTTTTACAGACACTGCTTATGTACCTGTAACAGTTTATCCTTATCCCAAGGTAGAGATGGAAGCCGGGAAGACGGTAGTGGTGGGGACTTCGGTGACGCTACAGCCGAAAATTTCCCCTGACGTAAAACAGATCCAATGGACGCCCGGCACGTGGCTTAGTTGTATTGATTGTGCTGCACCTGTTGCTTCTCCCAAGCAAACAATTCCATACCGGGTTTTGGTAACCAACGAAGGTGGTTGTATTGCCGAAAAGGTAATTAAGTTGTTTGTTGTTTGTAATGGGACTAATGTGTATCTCCCCAACACTTTTTCTCCCAATAACGATGGCGTCAATGATGTTTTTTATCCGCAAAGTAAGGGGGTGTCTTTTATAAGAAGTTTCCGCATTTTCAATCGTTGGGGCGAATTGGTGTTTGAGCAATTTAGCTTCCAGGGTAATGACCGTTCAAAAGGCTGGAACGGAAAGCAAAAGAATCAGCCAGCCGTTTATGATGTCTTTGTGTATGTTATGGAGGTTACTTGTGATAATGGAGAGATACTTTATTTAAAAGGTGATGTAACAATTATCAGGTAA
- a CDS encoding PorP/SprF family type IX secretion system membrane protein, producing MKNWFVYCGMRLAMILVSCCLLHDGHAQDIHFSQFFEAPLLRNPSLAGIYEGDIRIQLVYRDQWKNITPASFRTASFNTEYKMPIGKGDDFFTIGGQILYDKAGSAGLATTHVLPVVNYHKSLSSTHPIYLSLGFMGGYVQKKIDYSRITTGNQYENGNPNPTISTGETYMDPVLQYWDGSVGMSFNTSFGHALQHHVFIGAAYHHLNRPKASFYKNASVELYPKYVFSGGLKLTVNEFNSVTFYADIFKQGPAQEVLGGGWFTHILGDFPEDPEYTIHGGLFTRIGDAVIPMIKIDKRAFSMTMTYDINISPLKTASQFRGGPELGLSYRQFIERNSSRDKVLCPRF from the coding sequence ATGAAAAACTGGTTTGTTTATTGCGGCATGCGCTTGGCGATGATCCTTGTATCATGTTGCCTGCTTCACGACGGCCATGCGCAGGATATCCATTTTTCTCAGTTCTTTGAGGCTCCTTTATTACGCAATCCTTCGCTGGCGGGCATTTATGAGGGTGATATCCGTATACAGCTTGTTTACCGGGACCAATGGAAGAATATTACACCGGCTTCCTTTCGTACCGCCTCTTTCAATACTGAGTATAAAATGCCGATAGGAAAAGGGGATGACTTTTTCACCATCGGGGGCCAGATCCTTTATGATAAAGCAGGTTCTGCAGGCCTGGCCACCACGCACGTGCTGCCTGTTGTGAATTATCATAAGTCGCTCAGTAGCACACATCCAATTTATCTTTCATTAGGCTTTATGGGTGGTTATGTACAAAAGAAAATAGATTACTCAAGGATAACAACCGGCAATCAATATGAAAATGGCAATCCTAATCCCACTATTTCTACCGGAGAAACTTATATGGATCCGGTACTGCAGTATTGGGATGGGTCTGTAGGTATGAGTTTTAATACATCGTTCGGACATGCTTTACAACATCATGTATTCATAGGGGCTGCCTATCATCATCTTAACCGGCCGAAGGCCTCTTTTTATAAGAATGCTTCTGTTGAGCTGTATCCCAAATACGTCTTTTCCGGCGGTCTCAAGCTTACTGTTAATGAATTCAACAGTGTAACATTTTATGCTGATATATTTAAGCAAGGGCCTGCGCAGGAGGTTCTTGGCGGAGGTTGGTTCACGCACATTTTGGGGGATTTTCCCGAAGACCCGGAATATACTATTCATGGTGGTCTTTTTACACGTATTGGTGATGCGGTGATACCGATGATTAAAATCGATAAGCGGGCCTTTTCTATGACAATGACTTATGATATAAATATCTCGCCGCTGAAAACTGCGAGTCAATTTCGTGGGGGGCCTGAGCTGGGATTATCTTACCGGCAGTTCATTGAGCGTAACTCCAGCCGGGATAAAGTGCTGTGCCCACGTTTCTGA
- a CDS encoding tetratricopeptide repeat protein, protein MYENLAEAYEAAGNKELAIKNYQRSLQLSPDNKKAEDHLKKLLPAPSN, encoded by the coding sequence ATGTACGAAAACCTGGCAGAGGCATATGAAGCTGCGGGAAACAAAGAGCTTGCAATCAAAAATTATCAACGGTCTCTTCAATTAAGCCCTGACAATAAGAAGGCTGAGGACCATCTTAAAAAGCTCCTTCCCGCCCCTTCTAATTAA
- a CDS encoding alpha/beta fold hydrolase: MKKYLFATLTFFGLMANSARSQTIDTLLDVGGYRLHFHIIKGRGMPILFEGGSGTDVTVWGSFLKPIADITNATLITYDRPSFGKSD; encoded by the coding sequence GTGAAAAAATATCTCTTTGCAACACTTACTTTTTTTGGCTTAATGGCAAATTCAGCCAGAAGCCAGACGATTGATACCTTATTAGATGTTGGTGGTTACCGTCTCCATTTTCACATCATAAAAGGAAGGGGAATGCCAATCTTGTTTGAAGGTGGAAGTGGGACCGACGTAACAGTTTGGGGTAGTTTTTTGAAGCCAATAGCCGATATTACGAACGCAACCCTTATAACCTACGACCGCCCTAGTTTTGGAAAAAGCGATTGA